Proteins encoded by one window of Heliomicrobium undosum:
- a CDS encoding RrF2 family transcriptional regulator has protein sequence MKLSTKGQYGVRAMFELAMQYGQGPVSLKLVAERQDISEHYLEQIIAGLRKAGLVNSIRGAQGGYVLAREPAEITVGDIIRVLEGPVAPVDCVNDDIPERCTRASQCISKRVWAKVRDSIEQVIDSITLADMCKDAEKMKYDEGAFMYHI, from the coding sequence ATGAAACTCTCGACTAAGGGACAATACGGAGTGCGGGCGATGTTCGAACTGGCCATGCAGTACGGTCAGGGGCCCGTCTCCTTGAAGCTCGTCGCCGAGCGCCAGGACATATCGGAGCATTACCTCGAACAGATCATCGCCGGATTGCGCAAAGCCGGCCTCGTCAACAGCATCCGGGGCGCCCAGGGGGGCTATGTCCTCGCCAGGGAGCCCGCCGAGATCACCGTCGGCGACATCATCCGCGTCCTCGAAGGACCGGTGGCCCCCGTCGACTGTGTCAACGACGACATCCCCGAGCGCTGCACCCGCGCCAGCCAGTGCATCTCCAAGCGGGTCTGGGCAAAGGTGCGCGACTCGATCGAACAGGTCATCGATTCCATCACACTGGCGGACATGTGCAAAGACGCCGAAAAGATGAAGTATGACGAGGGCGCCTTCATGTACCACATCTAG